One segment of Brassica napus cultivar Da-Ae chromosome C3, Da-Ae, whole genome shotgun sequence DNA contains the following:
- the LOC125584011 gene encoding pentatricopeptide repeat-containing protein At4g36680, mitochondrial-like has translation MAASRLSLRYIRRFTTTTTGDSATTVVESSKISASKAKRILRKQHDPDKALEIYSNVSNHSASPVSSRYAQELTVRRLSKCNRFSDIEALIESHKDDPRIKEEPFYSTLIRSYGRASMLDHAIKAFEEMGRHETPRTAVSFNALLTACLNSRKFEKVPQLFDEMPHRYSTIVLDRVSYGILIKSYCDAGSPEKAIEIMREMEGKRNMEVTTIAFTTILGSLYKNGKVKLAESLWNEMVKKGCEIDSAAYNVRLMNVQKEGPERVWELIEEMSVKGLKPDTISYNYLMTAYCEKGMLDEAKKVFEGLKKNRCAPNAATFRTLVFHLCDSGLYEQGYAIFKKSVGMNKIPDFNTLQHLAVGLVRNKKVNDAKGLIRTVKKKFPPSFLNAWKKLEEELGLDTKTDASSTPA, from the coding sequence ATGGCTGCATCTCGTCTATCCCTCCGCTACATCCGCCgcttcaccaccaccaccaccggagATTCGGCGACCACCGTAGTAGAGTCAAGCAAGATCTCCGCCTCCAAAGCCAAGCGCATCCTCCGCAAACAACACGACCCCGACAAAGCCCTCGAGATCTACTCCAACGTCTCCAACCACTCCGCGTCGCCAGTCTCCTCCCGCTACGCCCAGGAGCTCACCGTCCGCCGCCTCTCGAAATGCAACCGATTCTCCGACATCGAAGCCCTGATCGAGTCCCACAAGGACGACCCGAGGATAAAGGAGGAGCCTTTCTACTCCACGCTCATCAGATCCTACGGGAGAGCCTCGATGCTCGATCACGCTATCAAGGCTTTCGAGGAGATGGGTCGGCACGAGACGCCGAGGACAGCTGTCTCCTTCAACGCCTTGCTGACGGCTTGTCTTAATTCCCGTAAGTTTGAGAAAGTCCCCCAActgttcgacgaaatgcctCACAGGTATAGCACCATCGTCCTCGATAGAGTCTCTTACGGGATATTGATTAAGTCGTATTGTGACGCTGGCTCGCCGGAGAAAGCTATTGAGATTATGAGAGAGATGGAAGGTAAACGAAACATGGAGGTTACCACCATTGCTTTCACTACGATCTTAGGCTCTTTGTATAAGAACGGTAAAGTTAAGCTAGCAGAGAGCTTGTGGAACGAGATGGTGAAGAAAGGCTGTGAGATTGATAGTGCAGCTTACAACGTTCGTTTAATGAATGTTCAGAAGGAGGGTCCTGAGAGAGTTTGGGAGTTGATTGAGGAGATGAGTGTTAAGGGGTTGAAGCCTGATACGATTAGTTACAACTATCTTATGACTGCGTATTGCGAGAAAGGGATGTTGGATGAGGCTAAGAAAGTGTTTGAAGGGCTTAAGAAAAACAGGTGTGCTCCTAATGCAGCTACGTTTAGGACGTTGGTGTTTCATTTGTGTGACAGTGGTTTGTATGAGCAAGGGTACGCGATCTTCAAGAAGAGTGTGGGTATGAACAAGATTCCGGattttaatactttgcagcatTTGGCTGTTGGGTTGGTGAGGAACAAGAAGGTGAATGACGCTAAAGGGTTGATTAGGACGGTGAAGAAGAAGTTCCCTCCGAGTTTCTTGAATGCGTGGAAGAAACTTGAGGAGGAACTTGGTCTGGATACGAAAACCGATGCTTCTTCAACTCCTGCTTAA
- the LOC106384668 gene encoding probable polyol transporter 6, with amino-acid sequence MEDQVIPSKNPDPVDQKPTNEKPPGVNRYALQCSIVASIVSIIFGYDTGVMSGAMVFIEEDLKTNEVQIEVLTGILNLCALFGSLLAGRTSDIIGRRYTIVLASILFMLGSVLMGWGPNYPVLLTGRCTAGLGVGFALMVAPVYSAEIATASHRGLLASLPHLCISIGILLGYLVNYFFSKLPMHIGWRLMLGIAAIPSLVLALGILKMPESPRWLVLQGRLGEAKKILKLVSNSPEEAEIRFKDIKTAAGIDANCEDEVVKMENKKTHGEGVWKELILRPTPAVRRVLLTALGIHFFQHATGIEAVLLYGPKIFKRAGITAKDKLFLVTIGVGIMKTTFIFIATFLLDKVGRRKLLLTSVGGMVCALTMLGFGLTMAQNSGGKLAWALVLSIVSAYSFVAVFSIGLGPITWVYSSEVFPLKLRAQGASLGVAVNRVMNATVSMSFLSLTRAITTGGAFFMFAGVAAVAWNFFFFLMPETKGKSLEEIEALFQRDGDNKTKGENVTV; translated from the exons ATGGAAGATCAGGTCATCCCCAGCAAGAATCCGGATCCCGTCGATCAGAAGCCGACCAATGAAAAGCCACCCGGAGTTAATAGATACGCTCTTCAGTGTTCTATTGTCGCCTCTATCGTCTCCATCATCTTTGGTTACG ATACTGGTGTTATGAGTGGAGCAATGGTGTTTATTGAAGAAGATCTAAAGACTAACGAAGTTCAGATCGAAGTTCTCACCGGAATCCTCAACCTTTGTGCCCTTTTCGGATCATTACTCGCTGGAAGAACATCGGACATAATCGGACGTCGTTACACAATCGTCTTAGCTTCAATACTGTTCATGTTAGGTTCAGTATTAATGGGCTGGGGTCCAAATTATCCCGTTCTCCTAACCGGTAGATGCACAGCCGGTCTAGGCGTCGGTTTTGCTCTAATGGTTGCTCCGGTTTACTCAGCCGAGATAGCAACCGCTTCACATAGAGGACTCTTAGCTTCTCTTCCTCATCTTTGCATCAGTATAGGGATTTTACTAGGTTACCTAGTCAATTACTTCTTCTCCAAGTTACCAATGCATATCGGTTGGAGACTGATGCTCGGCATAGCTGCGATCCCCTCGCTAGTGCTAGCGTTAGGGATCTTGAAAATGCCGGAGTCTCCACGGTGGTTGGTCTTACAAGGCCGTCTCGGAGAAGCCAAGAAGATACTGAAGTTAGTATCGAACTCGCCTGAAGAAGCTGAGATACGGTTTAAAGACATCAAAACCGCTGCTGGAATCGACGCAAATTGTGAAGATGAAGTTGTGAAGATGGAGAACAAGAAGACTCACGGTGAAGGAGTGTGGAAAGAGCTGATCTTAAGACCAACACCTGCGGTAAGACGAGTTCTTTTGACTGCGTTAGGGATTCATTTCTTCCAGCACGCCACGGGTATCGAAGCCGTGCTTTTATACGGTCCGAAGATCTTTAAGAGGGCAGGGATCACGGCTAAAGACAAGCTTTTCTTGGTTACAATCGGTGTCGGAATCATGAAGACGACGTTTATCTTCATAGCGACTTTCTTGCTTGACAAGGTAGGTCGAAGGAAGCTTTTGTTGACCAGCGTTGGAGGAATGGTTTGTGCGTTGACGATGTTAGGGTTTGGGCTCACGATGGCTCAGAACTCTGGCGGGAAACTAGCTTGGGCTTTGGTATTAAGCATAGTTTCTGCTTATAGTTTTGTTGCGGTTTTCTCTATTGGGCTTGGGCCGATAACTTGGGTGTACAGCTCTGAGGTGTTCCCGTTGAAGCTTAGGGCGCAAGGAGCGAGTCTTGGAGTTGCGGTGAATAGAGTGATGAATGCTACGGTGTCCATGTCGTTTTTGTCGCTGACTAGGGCGATAACAACCGGAGGAGCTTTCTTTATGTTTGCTGGAGTTGCGGCGGTGGCGtggaacttcttcttcttcctaatGCCGGAGACGAAAGGTAAGTCGCTTGAAGAGATCGAAGCGCTTTTTCAAAGAGATGGtgataataaaacaaaaggAGAGAACGTCACCGTTTAA